In the Sandaracinus amylolyticus genome, ACGGTGCCGGGCGAGAAGCTCGTCGCGACGCGCGCGCTCGACGTCTGCACGGGATGGGTGTTGAGCGCGACGAGCACGCGCTCGTCGTCGTGGGCGCGCTCCCACGCGAGCATCCCGGCGTCGGCGGGCGGCGACTCGAGCTCCATGCCTCCGACCTCGCTCGCGTAGCGCACCACCAGCGCGCCGCGACGCAGCGCGATCGAGCCACGGCGCAGCGCGGCGAGCCGCTGGATCAGCGCGAAGCTCGGGAGATCTTCGCGGAACCCCGACTCCCACATCACCTCGCGCGCCTCGTGGTGCGAGCGGCCGGAGAACTCCTGCTCGGTCCCGTAGTAGATGCCGGGGATCGAATCGAGCACGAACATCGCGACCAGCGCTTGATCGACGGCGAACGCGTCGGGCACCTCGGCGCGCACGCGCGGCAGATCGTGGTTGTCGGCGATGGTCACCCGCGCCTGCCACGGCGAGAGCCCGATGCCGAAGGGCTGCGGCACGTCGCGGAAGAGCGCGCGGTTCGTCTCGAGCGCGGCGCGCGCGGTGGAGGGCGGGGCGCCCCCGAGGATCACTCCGTCGATCAGCGTCATCTTCGCGGGGAAGTCGAAGCCCGCGTCGAGCGCGCCTTCCGCGGTGTGGCGCGCGATCTCCGCGCCGTCGGCCTCGTAGATCTCGCCGAGCAGGAAGAAGCGCCGCTTGCCGTGGGCGTCGAGGCGACGTCGCACTCCGTCGCAGAACGCCTGCCAGAACGGGAGCTCGACGTGGGGCACCGCGTCGATGCGGAAGCCGTCGACGTCGGTGACGAGCACCCAGTGCACGAACGTCTCGATCATCGCCTCGACGACGTCTTCGCGCGCGGTGTCGAGATCGCGCAGGCCGGTGGGGAAGTCACCGTAGCGGCGCTCTTCGTAGTCGCCGAGGTCGCCGATGCCGCGCCGATGGAAGTGCTCGCGGCCGAGCTCGACGATCGCGCCGTCCGCGGCGAAGACGCGCAGGGGCCCGTCGTGCCAGAGGATCGGCGCGTCGTATCCCTCGCGGCGATAGGGCGGCAGGTCCTCGTCGGGATCGATCGTGCCGTCGTGATCGAGGTCGTACCCGAACACCCGGCCCGCGTGGTTCGTGACGATGTCGACGATCACCACGATGTCGCGGGCGTGGGCGGCGGCGACCAGCGACTGCAGCTCTTCGAGCGTGCCGAAGCGCGGGTTGTGCGCGGTGAAGTCGCTCGCCCAGTAGCCGTGATAGCCGTCCTCGCTCTCGATGCGCGGCACGTTGGCGACGATCGGAGAGATCCAGATCGCGCTCATGCCGAGGCGAGCGACGTAGTCGAGGCGCTCCTCGACGCCGCGCCAGTCGCCGCCCTGCACCCGCGCGAGATCGCCGGGCACCGGTTCGATCCCGTCGGCGTCGTCGTTGCTCGGATCGCCGTTCTCGAAGCGATCGACGAGCACCTGGTAGATGACGCGATCACGCCAGTCGTCGACGTGGGTCGAGACGCGCGGAGTCGGATCGGGATCACACGCGGCGGCGCAGAGCGCGAGCAGCGCGACGGCAGATCGCTGGATCAACCCTCGCGCGGCTCCTGCACGCCCTCGAACGCGACGACGCTGTCGCTGGTGAGCCCCGCAGCGTTGGCCTCGTCGGTGTCGACGTGCATGTCGAGCGTGAACTCCGGGTGCACCCGCACGATCACGTCGCCCATCGTCATCTCGCGATCACCGTCGACGCGCACCTTGATGACGTCGCGATCCTGCACGCCGAAGTCGCGCGCTTCGTCGGGCGACATGTGCACGTGACGGTGCGCGAGGATCACGCCGCTGGGGATCTCCACCGAGCCCACGGGGCCGCGCAGCGTGAGGCCGGGCGTGCCCTCGAGCTTGCCCGACTCGCGCAGCGGCGGGCTCACGCCGAGCGTGATGGCGTCGGTGCGCGCCACCTCGACCTGGGTCTGCTTGCGCAGCGGGTTGATGATCGCGACGCGGCGGACCTCGCCCTTGGGGCCGACGAGATCGACGGTCTCCCGGGTGACGTACTGGCCGGGCTGGGTCACGTCGCGCTTCTTCGTGAGCTCGTAGCCCGGACCGAAGAGCGCGTCGCAGTCGGCGCGCGAGAGGTGCACGTGGCGCACGCTGACGCCGACCGGGATCGGACGGGCGCGCACGCTGCGGATGGTCGCGGTCGGACCGACCACGCAGCGCATCACCTCGCGCGCGATAATGCGCTCTTCGTCGGTGCGCACCACGAGCACCTTGGTGGGGGCGCGGGGCGCGGAGATCTCGACGATGCCGCCGTGATCGGCGGCGCGCTTCGCCTCGTTGGCGCGCTCGTCGAGGGCGACGCCCATGAAGATCAGGCCCTCGCAGACCTTGCTGCGCACGAGCGCGGAGTTCTCGCCGATGCCGCCGGTGAACACGATCGCGTCGGCGCCGCCGAGCGTCGCGGCGTACGCGCCGACGTACTTGCGGAGGCGGTGCACGAACACCTCGATCGCGAGGCGCGCCCGGGGATCGCCGGCTTCCGCGGCGTTCTGGATGTCGCGGAAGTCCGCGCCGATGCCCGAGAGACCGGCGAGCCCGGAGCGACGGTTGAGCAGCTCGTCGATGTCGCCCGCGGCCATGCCCTGCTTCGCGAGGAGCATCGGGATCGCGGGATCGAGATCGCCGGCGCGGGTGCCCATCACCAGGCCCTCGAGGGGCGTCATGCCCATCGAGGTCTCGACCGACACGCCGTGCTCGATCGCGCTGACGCTCGCGCCGCCGCCGAGGTGACAGGTGATGAGCTTGAGGCGCGAGAGATCGGTCCGGAGGTGCTCGGCGGCCGAGAGCGCCATGTACTGGTGGCTCGGGCCGTGGAAGCCGTAACGGCGGATGCCCTTCTCGAGATAGAGCTCGTGGGGGATCGCGTAGCTGTAGGCGTGCGGTGGGAGCTGCGCGTGGAACGCGGTGTCGAACACCGCGACGTGCGGGACCTGGGAGAAGACGGCGCGCGCGGCGCGGATGCCGGCGAGGTTCACCGGGTTGTGGAGCGGCGCGTAGGCGGCGCACTCCTCGATGATGCGCTCGGCGCGCTCGTCGACCGGCGTCGGGGTGACCAGCTGCTCGCCGCCGTGCACGACGCGATGACCGACCGCGGCGAGCGCGCTCGGATCGGGCAGCGGTCCGGCGTCGCGCGTGAGGTGCGCGAGGATCGCGCGCAGCGCGCCGGTGACGTCGCGTCCGTCGATGCGATCGCTGCCGCCCTCGTGGATGTGCGTGGCGTCCGCGGTGCCGACGCGCTCGACGCGCCCGGCGGCGAGGCGCGCCTCGGTGTCCATCTCGTAGAGGTTGTATTTGACGGAGGTCGATCCGACGTTGACGACCAGGACGCGCATGGCCGGGGATCATAGACGGATCGGCGTCGGCGGGGGGCGGGGGTGAGGGGGTCCGGCGCTCGGGTGATCGCGGCTGCCTTTCGATGGCCGGTGTGAGCGTCGGGTGGCGGAGGGTCGATCGCGGCGCGCGCGTTGCGCTCTGCCGCGCTCGACCTGATCAGCATGGGGTCGGCGTCGTGGGGCCCGCGCTCACGAGAGCGCCGGACCCCCTCACCCCCGCCCCGGTACGCTGGGTCTGCCGTCTCGAAAGGTGAGGGCTCGGAGAGCTCGCGACCGATCCGCGCTGTTCGCGCGGCTCGGACGCTCGCGAGTCGCAGCGCGCGGCAAAGCCGCGCGACTGGAGCCGATTGGTGGGAACGGCAGCGCGCGCCCACGCGCCGCGACTGGAGCCGATTGCGTCGGAAGCTCCGACTCCAATCGTCTCACTCCCTCCTGCCCCTCCTGCTCTCCTTAGCGGCAAGAACTCCTGCTCTCCTCTGCGAAGCTCCTGCTCTCCTCAGAGGCAAAAACTCCTGCTCTCCTCAGAGGCTGTGGGGGTGCGGGCTCAGCGCACGGTGGGCATCTCGTCGATGGGCTGGTGCAGGGGCTCGAGCTCGACGACGTGGAAGCCGGGGTGCTCGGCGTGGAGGCGGCGCATCAACGGGAGCGCGACGTTGTGGACCGGGATGCCGTTCTCGGTGCGCGACATCGGCGAGCCGTGGTGCGCATGGCCGTGGAACACGACGTCGACCGGGTACCGATGCAGCGGCTCCTCGAGGCGGCCGCAGCCGCAGTACGCGAAGATCTCCGGGGGCTCGCCCTCGACCGTTCCGCGCACCGGCGCGTAGTGCATGATCGCGATGCGACGCTCGGTGCGCAGGCGCTGCAGCGCCGCCTCGAGCTTCAGCGCTTCGTCGATCGCCTCCTGGACGAACGCCTTGATCATGCGCTCGCCCCACGGGCCGAGCGTGCCGCGGCCGAAGCCACCGACGAAGCCCTTCACGCCCGCGATGCCGATGCCGTGCACCTCGATCGCGTCGCCGTCGAGGATCTGCACGCCCGCGTCGGTGAGGATCTTCGTGATCTCCTGCTGCGCGCCGCCCTCGTAGTCGTGATTGCCGAGCACGCCCGCCATCGGCACGCGCGCGACCGCGAGCTCCTTCGCGAGGATGTGGGCCTCCTCGGGCGTGCCGTAGTCCGTGAGGTCGCCGCAGAGCAGCAACACGTCGGCGTGCTCGTTCACGCGCGAGAGCAGCGGCGCGATCGTGCCCGCGGAGGTCTTGCGGCAGTGCAGATCGCCGACCGCGGCGATGCGAATGGGGCGTTCCGTCATGGTCGACGTGCTCCGTGCGCCGCGGACCGGTGCAATGGATGCGCCGAGCTGCCCTCGACGGGCTGGCGCATCGATTGCTGTTCCAACGTTCCCCACGGAGGAGGAACCCGATGCGCCTCGCGTCCCGCGCCTCGCCCGAGCGTCCGCCCGAGGATCCCGAGCTCGCGTTCTACGCGAAGGTGATCCGCACCCTGAACCGCGCGCACGTGCCCTTCCTCGTCGCAGGCGCGGCCGTTCTGCAGCACCACACCGGGCTCTGTCGCGACACCAAGGATCTCGATCTCTTCATCCACGAGCGCGATCTCGAGCGCGCGCTGAGCACGCTCGAGGCGAACGGGCTCGAGACCGAGGTCGCGTTCCCGCACTGGCTCGCGAAGGCGCACGAGCACGGGAAGTTCGTCGATCTCATCTACAACTCCGGGAACGGCGCGACGCCGGTCGACGACCTCTGGTTCGAGCACGCGTCGCCGGGAACGCTGCTGGGCGAGCCGGTCTCGTTCTGCCCGGTCGAGGAGACCATCTGGTCGAAGTCGTTCGTGCAGGAGCGCGAGCGCTACGACGGAGCAGACGTCGCGCACCTGCTCGCGGCACGCGCGAAGGATCTCGACTGGAAGCGGCTGGTGTGGCGCTACGGACGCTTCTGGCGCGTCCTGCTCTCGCACCTGGTGCTCTTCGGCTTCATCTACCCCGACCTGGCGCGAAACGTCCCGGACGACGTGATGGACGAGCTGCTCGAGCGGCTGCGGGTGGAGAGGCAGATCGTCACGCGCGAGCGCTTGTGCCTCGGAACGTTGCTGTCGCGCGAGCAGTACCTGGTCGACATCGAAGCGGGCCGCCGTGACGGACGATTGCCGCCGACCGGTCGCATGCACGCGGTCGACGTCGCGGCGTGGACCGCGGCGATCCACCGGAAGGAAGAGTAGAGGACCGGGGGAACGGCCGGCGGGCGGGAACGTGCCGTCGGCGCAGGGAGCGTTCGTGCGCCCTGCCCTGCTCCGTGTCATGTCGCGGCCGTGTCCGTGTCGCCCGAGCCTTCGCTCCGCGTCGTGTTCGTGCAGCGCGGGTTGCCCGCCGCGAGCGCGGGCGCCCTGGCGTTCGTCGTCGGCGATCGGCTCGGGCTCGTGACGTTGCTCGGGGTGCGGCGGCTCCTCGACCTCGAGGACGCGTGGCTGCTCTTCGCGGCCGCGATCGTGAGCGGCGCGATCGCGATGACCCGCGCCCGCGTGCTGCCGTGGATCGGCGCCTGGGCGGTGCTCGCGCTCTACGTGCTGGTCGCGTTCACGCCGCTCTTCGACGCGCAGTACCGCGCGTGGCTGCTGGAAGAAACGCCGGGTCCGGCCGACGCGATCGTCGTGCTCTCGTCGGACGTGACCCGCGCAGGTCGTTTGAGCAGCAACGGTCTGTCGCGCCTGGTCGCCGGGCTCGCGCTCGCGCGCGACGGGCACGCGCCGCTCTTGGTGCGCACCGACCTCGGGCCCGGCCACGCCGACGACACCGGCGACGCGCGCGAGCTCGCGGAGGGCACGAGCGTGGAGATCGTGCGCGTGGGGCCGGTCGCGAGCACCCGCGACGAGGCGCTGCGCGTCGACGAGCTCGCGGCCGCGCGTCACCTGCGTCGCGTGATCGTGGTGACCGACGCGATGCACGAGCGCCGCGCCGCCGCGACGTTCCGCGCGATGGGCCTCGACGTGATCGCGGTGCCGGCGCCGGAGCGCGACTTCTCGATCCCACCGCGCGATCCCGACGATCGCGTGCGCGCGTTCGAGGAATGGATCACGGAGCGCGCGGCTTGGACGCTGTACGCGATGCGTGGATGGATCGACGAGGGAGACCAGGCACGATGATCGGCGCGATCGAGCTTCGCTGCGCGCACTACCTGCTCGCGGTCGGCGCGGAGGATCTCGAGCTCCACGACGACGGCACCTCGACGTGGCGCGCGCTCTTCGCGCTGCTCGCCGACGGAACGCGCGTGATCGTGCGCGGCTCGCTGGGTGAGCGCGAGATCGCGGAGCTGGGGACGCGCATCGACGAGCTGCTGCGAGGAGAGCGCGCGGCGGTGAGCTTCCTGACCGGCGACGGGACGCTCTACGTGGCGCTCGAGCGGCGCAAGGGCGACGAGCTGGGCCTCTTCGTACGGCTCGTGAGCGACGCGTCGCGAGGCGCGTACTCGTGCGCCGAGACGCGCGCATCACGGGCGCGGGTGGCGCAGCTCGCGCGCGACGCGCTCGGCTTCCCGTACGGTTGAGCCCCTCTCAGGAGATGCTCGACTCGAATCGGTCCGATGCGCGCCGATCCGAAGATTTTTTGAGGAGAGCAGGAGGGTTAGGAAGGCCACGGCGATCGGCCCGACGCTCGACTCGACTGGGCCCGATGCGCTCGATCGAGGTTTTTCTGAAGAGAGCACGAATCGAACGACAGCCAGGATGACTGGCCCGATCCTTCGAATCGCCCCGACTCGTTCGATGGCCTCGACTCGATGCAGCCGAGTCGTCAGCAGCAGATATCAGGAAGACACTCCGACGTGGTCTTCCTAACCCTCCTGCTCTCCTTAGAAAAATCCCCTGCTCCATAGCCAAGATGCGCACAGCGCATATCAGGAAGACCACGTCGACGTGGTCTTCCCGATCACTCCTGCTCTCCTGAGAAGGAGCTCCTAGGGGGAGGGCACGTAGATGCAGCTCGAGAGCGCCGGCACGCTGCCACCGGTGCAGTTGCCGAGCGCATCGACGTAGCCGCTCGCCGGCGGGGACCACGAGCGCGCGTCGCCGCGGTTGAGCACCACGTACACGTCCTCCGCGCCCGGATGGGTCACGCGGTACGCCCAGAAATTCGCGTCGACGAGCACGGTCTCGCGACGGCCGCGACGCAGCGCCTGGTGCTCGGCGCGCGCACGTCCCGCGCGCTGCGCGTTCTGCAGCGAGCGCTGCTCCTCCGCGCTCAGCCCGGTGAAGCGCATGAACGCGCGGTTGTCGGGGTCCTGCCCGCCGAGCGTGCCGATGTCGTCGCCCTGGTAGAGCATCGGGACGTTGTACGGCGACGTGAAGAGGAACGTCTGTGCGAGCCGCAGTCGCGCATATCCCTGCGCCGTCGCGCCGCCCGCTTCGGTCAGCGCGCGCCACTGGTCGTGGTTGCCGAAGAAGTTGCCCATGACCGCGCCGGGATAGCCGCCGACGCCGCCCATCGTGGGCTGGGGCGAGCGATATGCGCTGTCGTTCCCGATCGCGAAGCCCGCGAGGCTCTGCAGGTTGTCGCCGAACGTCAGCAGCGACGCCTTCGCGCGGTTGTAATACCCCTCGTCGACCTGGCCCTGCACCATGTCCTCGCGGACGTGGTAGCGCGCCCATCCGCCGAGCGACTCGCCGACCATGTAGAACGACGCGGGCTCGAACGGGCGCGCGTGATCGTGCACCGTCGTCTCGACCTGCTCGACGATCGCGGCGCGCAGCTCGCGCGTGAAGACGTCGTCCATGTGCTTCAGCGCGTCGGCGCGGAAGCCGTCGAAGTCGAACTCCTGGACCATCCAGATCGCGTGCGCGACCACCGCGTCGACGGCCGCGGGATTCCCGCCGTAGTCGACGTCGGGCATCAGCGACGTGAACCAGCACTCGACGCGAAGACGGTCCCAGTTGTCGTGGCACATCTCGTAGTCGAAGAACCACTCGGGGTGCCGCTCGTAGATGTTCGCCTCGAATTGCACGTGGTTCGCGACGAAGTCGGGAATCACGCGGATGCCTCGGGCGTGGGCCGCGTTCACCAGCTCGTGCAGCTCCTCGGGCGTGCCGAACGCAGGCTCGATCGGGTTCGGATACCCGTAGTCGTCGAGGTGCGTGTGGCCCGTCGCGATGGGGTGGTACGAGTGGTAGCTCGAGAACTTGCGGGTATCCGCGGGATCGACCGCGGGCTGCGAGCCGTGCGAGTTGAGGATGGGCGAGCTGATCCACAGCGCGTTGATGCCCATGTCGTCGAAGTAGCCGTCTTCGATGCGCTGGGTGATCCCCGCGAAGTCTCCGCCCTGCCACTGGCTGCGACGATCGGTGACCTGCGCGAGCGTGCCCGCGCTGTTGTCGATGTCGTTGCCGGGATCGCCGTTGGCGAAGCGGTCGGTGAAGATCTGGTAGACGATGCCGTCGGTCCACGAGAAGCCGGCGTAGCGATAGTCCTCGCCGATCCAGATCGGGAGGAAGAGCGGCGTGAGGTTCGCGCCGGTCGTCGTGCGCAGGCGCAGCAGGTAGCTGTACTTGTTGGGTGCGAGATCGCTGCGCGAGATCGTGAAGGTCTTCGTCTCGGCGTCGTAGGGCAGCTCCACGTCCGCGCCGTTGAGTCGGATCGTGCTTCCTGCGAGGTCGAGCGTCTGCGTGCCGACGTAGGTGATCACGACGTCGTAGCCATCCGCCGAGGTCTCGACGCGGTACTCGAGATCACCGACCCGACCTTCGACCGGTCCGGTCGGCACCACGTCGCACACCGAGACGACGCTGTTGAACGAGCCGAACGGATCGGGCTCGCGCACGTCGTTCGCGGGATCGAAGATCCACGTCGTCTCGTCGACGATGAACTTGTAGAGGTGACGCCCGACCGGCTCGACCAGGTGGGTCACGCTCCAGTGCCCGCTGCCGTCGTTCACCAGCTCGAGCGCGCCGGCCTCGGGCGTGCTCGGCCACGTGCCGCTCGCGTCGGCGAGGAAGCTGCCGCTGAGCCACACGCTCGTCGCGCCGGGACGATCGAGCGTGAACGTGATCTCGTTGCAAGGAGGAGGCGGCGGGCCGGCGTCCTCCTCGGGCATCGGGACCTCGCCGTCGCCGCACGACGCGTCACCGCTCTGCCCGCCGTCGCCCGCGCAGGATGGCCGGAACGACGGCCCTGGGGACCCATCGCGCCGGTAGCCTGGGCCAGCGTCCACGTCGAGCGTCCCGGGGTCGGACGCGCAGGCCGTCGCGACGAGCAGAAGTGAAGCGGTTACTGCGGTGAAACTGCGGCGCGGCATGGCGGAATCCTCCCGTCGTTCACGCGGGAGATCAAGACGTCACGCATCGATGGGTGTCGCACTGCCGTACATAGCTTCTAGCTATGGCTCCGATGGCAAATCGGTATGAGCGCTATGGGACGGCGATCGACAGTCTGACCAGCGACGAAGGAGGTCCGATTTCGATGCACCGACCCCTGCTCTTCGCTTCTCTCGTGCTCTCGCTGAGTGGCTGTTACGCGAGCGGCGATCGCGACCCAGCGCCCGCCCCCGCGCCCTCGGTCTCGCTCGATCTCGCGTGCGCCCCGGGCGCGCTCGACGTCGCGTGGGTGAGCGACGATCCCCCGCTGCACGGCAGCTTCCATCCCGTCTCGCTCGACGTCGCGCCGGGTGATGCGCTGCTGATGCGGCGCAGCGACTTCGGTCACGACGTGCTGCGCATGCGCGATGGATCGGCGATCGCGCTCACCAACGCGCCGCCCACCGACGCGGCGTGGGCGCGCGCGATCGAGGTCGATCCGACGACGCGCGAGGTGATCGTGCGCGAGCTCGCGACCGGCGCGGTCGTGCACACCATCCCGAGCGGCGCCGCCCCGCGCGAGGCCTGGTGGGGCGAGACGACCGCGCGGCTGAGCGACGACGGCGCGCGCGCCGTGGTGCTCGACTGCGATCAGTCCGGCGATCGCACGCGCGCGCACCTGCGCGGCATCGAGCTCGCGACCGGCGCGATCGTCGACGTGACGCTGCCGTTCGCGTGCAGCGAGCCCTGGCCGCGACACACCGAGCTCCGCGTGATCGCGGGGGGCACGGCGGCGCTCGTGATCGGGATGCGCGCGCACGGTCCGTCGTGGGTCGGCGAGGTGCGAACGCCCGGGAACGCGATCGCGCGGGTGGATCTGACGCGGGGCGGAGTGAGCACCGTGATCGCGGTGGGCGACGCGCGGCCCTCGCTCGACCTCGAGCTCGCATTCGACGTGCTCGGCACCGCGATCTCGGACGACGAGCGCGTGCTCGCGGTCACCGGGCGCGATGGCCTGCTGCGCCGCTTCGACACCACGACGCTCGGGATGATCGGCGAGCCGATCGAGGTCGGGATGGACATCGCGAACCCGATCACGTACCTGCCGAGCATCGAGTCGCCGGTCGCGCTCTCGCCGACCGGCGCGTGGCTCGCCCACGTCGACGCGGAGGGCGCGATCGTGGTGCGCGACGCGGCGAGCGGCGAGGTCGCGACGCGGCTCGCGCTGCCCTTCGAGGCGCGCGAGGACGTCGCGGCGCTCGGCCCGCCGGTCGCGATGGCGCTGCGCTTCGTCGACGACGGGCTGGTGGTCGCCGCGTCGAGCGGGGTCGCGCGCTTCGGGTGCGACGGCGAGGTCGCGCCGATCGTGCATCCGGGCGGCGAGCTGACGCTTCGTGCGAGCGCGCCCGAGGTGGTGCGCACCGGCGCGCCCGCGCGCTTCACGATCGACGTCGAGGGCGCGTCGCTGCCGGTGGTGCGCGCGGTGCGCATCGGCGAGAGCACGACCGGCGCGATCGGACGCGACGTCGAGGTGTGGATGCCGAGCCCGGGCGCGACGACGGTGGAGCTCGTGGTCGACGACGGAGCGCGCACCGCGCGCGCCGAGGCGCGGCTCGAGGTGTTGCCGAGCGAGTGAAGGCGCAGCGTCGGTGATTGACCCGATCGGAGACGGAGGGCCCACTGTCCCACGTGGCCCTCCGAATCCGTCCGGTCCTGGGTTGGCTCGCCATCGTCGTCACCCTGCTCGCCTGTGGCGACGACGACGGCACGACGAGCGAGCCCGACGCGAGCGCCCCCCGCGATGCGAGCACACAGGTCGACGCGTCGAGGCCCCTCGAGCCCGACGCGTCGATCGCGCTCGACGGCGCAGTGCCCGGCGACGACGACGGTGGAGGGATCGTCCCCGGACCGACGTTGCCGCCCTTCTGCGACGCGCTGCCGCCCGCCGATCGCAGCGGCACCTGGGAGTCGTCGCGCGTCTCCTACGACGACGAGGGGATGCTGCAGTACGCCAGCGATGCGCAGGGCAACCGCGTGCCGGACTTCGGCTACGCCGGCTATCACTACGGCGGCGTCGCGCTGCCCGAGCTGCCCGAGGTGGAGCGCGTCGGGCCGGGCGACGGCGACGACACCGCGCGCATCCAGGCCGCGATCGACGAGGTCGCGGATCGACCGCTCGCGGAGCGCGGCGC is a window encoding:
- a CDS encoding alpha-amylase family glycosyl hydrolase, with translation MIQRSAVALLALCAAACDPDPTPRVSTHVDDWRDRVIYQVLVDRFENGDPSNDDADGIEPVPGDLARVQGGDWRGVEERLDYVARLGMSAIWISPIVANVPRIESEDGYHGYWASDFTAHNPRFGTLEELQSLVAAAHARDIVVIVDIVTNHAGRVFGYDLDHDGTIDPDEDLPPYRREGYDAPILWHDGPLRVFAADGAIVELGREHFHRRGIGDLGDYEERRYGDFPTGLRDLDTAREDVVEAMIETFVHWVLVTDVDGFRIDAVPHVELPFWQAFCDGVRRRLDAHGKRRFFLLGEIYEADGAEIARHTAEGALDAGFDFPAKMTLIDGVILGGAPPSTARAALETNRALFRDVPQPFGIGLSPWQARVTIADNHDLPRVRAEVPDAFAVDQALVAMFVLDSIPGIYYGTEQEFSGRSHHEAREVMWESGFREDLPSFALIQRLAALRRGSIALRRGALVVRYASEVGGMELESPPADAGMLAWERAHDDERVLVALNTHPVQTSSARVATSFSPGTVLEDRLGGALRFEVAPDGTVEIAIPPRESVVLFAP
- a CDS encoding acetate/propionate family kinase — protein: MRVLVVNVGSTSVKYNLYEMDTEARLAAGRVERVGTADATHIHEGGSDRIDGRDVTGALRAILAHLTRDAGPLPDPSALAAVGHRVVHGGEQLVTPTPVDERAERIIEECAAYAPLHNPVNLAGIRAARAVFSQVPHVAVFDTAFHAQLPPHAYSYAIPHELYLEKGIRRYGFHGPSHQYMALSAAEHLRTDLSRLKLITCHLGGGASVSAIEHGVSVETSMGMTPLEGLVMGTRAGDLDPAIPMLLAKQGMAAGDIDELLNRRSGLAGLSGIGADFRDIQNAAEAGDPRARLAIEVFVHRLRKYVGAYAATLGGADAIVFTGGIGENSALVRSKVCEGLIFMGVALDERANEAKRAADHGGIVEISAPRAPTKVLVVRTDEERIIAREVMRCVVGPTATIRSVRARPIPVGVSVRHVHLSRADCDALFGPGYELTKKRDVTQPGQYVTRETVDLVGPKGEVRRVAIINPLRKQTQVEVARTDAITLGVSPPLRESGKLEGTPGLTLRGPVGSVEIPSGVILAHRHVHMSPDEARDFGVQDRDVIKVRVDGDREMTMGDVIVRVHPEFTLDMHVDTDEANAAGLTSDSVVAFEGVQEPREG
- a CDS encoding metallophosphoesterase family protein, whose protein sequence is MTERPIRIAAVGDLHCRKTSAGTIAPLLSRVNEHADVLLLCGDLTDYGTPEEAHILAKELAVARVPMAGVLGNHDYEGGAQQEITKILTDAGVQILDGDAIEVHGIGIAGVKGFVGGFGRGTLGPWGERMIKAFVQEAIDEALKLEAALQRLRTERRIAIMHYAPVRGTVEGEPPEIFAYCGCGRLEEPLHRYPVDVVFHGHAHHGSPMSRTENGIPVHNVALPLMRRLHAEHPGFHVVELEPLHQPIDEMPTVR
- a CDS encoding nucleotidyltransferase, with protein sequence MRLASRASPERPPEDPELAFYAKVIRTLNRAHVPFLVAGAAVLQHHTGLCRDTKDLDLFIHERDLERALSTLEANGLETEVAFPHWLAKAHEHGKFVDLIYNSGNGATPVDDLWFEHASPGTLLGEPVSFCPVEETIWSKSFVQERERYDGADVAHLLAARAKDLDWKRLVWRYGRFWRVLLSHLVLFGFIYPDLARNVPDDVMDELLERLRVERQIVTRERLCLGTLLSREQYLVDIEAGRRDGRLPPTGRMHAVDVAAWTAAIHRKEE
- a CDS encoding YdcF family protein; translation: MSVSPEPSLRVVFVQRGLPAASAGALAFVVGDRLGLVTLLGVRRLLDLEDAWLLFAAAIVSGAIAMTRARVLPWIGAWAVLALYVLVAFTPLFDAQYRAWLLEETPGPADAIVVLSSDVTRAGRLSSNGLSRLVAGLALARDGHAPLLVRTDLGPGHADDTGDARELAEGTSVEIVRVGPVASTRDEALRVDELAAARHLRRVIVVTDAMHERRAAATFRAMGLDVIAVPAPERDFSIPPRDPDDRVRAFEEWITERAAWTLYAMRGWIDEGDQAR
- a CDS encoding alpha-amylase family glycosyl hydrolase, which gives rise to MDAGPGYRRDGSPGPSFRPSCAGDGGQSGDASCGDGEVPMPEEDAGPPPPPCNEITFTLDRPGATSVWLSGSFLADASGTWPSTPEAGALELVNDGSGHWSVTHLVEPVGRHLYKFIVDETTWIFDPANDVREPDPFGSFNSVVSVCDVVPTGPVEGRVGDLEYRVETSADGYDVVITYVGTQTLDLAGSTIRLNGADVELPYDAETKTFTISRSDLAPNKYSYLLRLRTTTGANLTPLFLPIWIGEDYRYAGFSWTDGIVYQIFTDRFANGDPGNDIDNSAGTLAQVTDRRSQWQGGDFAGITQRIEDGYFDDMGINALWISSPILNSHGSQPAVDPADTRKFSSYHSYHPIATGHTHLDDYGYPNPIEPAFGTPEELHELVNAAHARGIRVIPDFVANHVQFEANIYERHPEWFFDYEMCHDNWDRLRVECWFTSLMPDVDYGGNPAAVDAVVAHAIWMVQEFDFDGFRADALKHMDDVFTRELRAAIVEQVETTVHDHARPFEPASFYMVGESLGGWARYHVREDMVQGQVDEGYYNRAKASLLTFGDNLQSLAGFAIGNDSAYRSPQPTMGGVGGYPGAVMGNFFGNHDQWRALTEAGGATAQGYARLRLAQTFLFTSPYNVPMLYQGDDIGTLGGQDPDNRAFMRFTGLSAEEQRSLQNAQRAGRARAEHQALRRGRRETVLVDANFWAYRVTHPGAEDVYVVLNRGDARSWSPPASGYVDALGNCTGGSVPALSSCIYVPSP